Proteins encoded in a region of the Sander lucioperca isolate FBNREF2018 chromosome 4, SLUC_FBN_1.2, whole genome shotgun sequence genome:
- the rhbdd2 gene encoding rhomboid domain-containing protein 2, which yields MIRTEHFKMIVQVVKELVPVPTSGILTVVLLSCVLFGIETYFNFTQGVFSIGATVFQNGHLHKLLAYPFYHKTSAQLLLNITALVFLSGSLEKGVGTVRFLFLFLLLSTTTGLFYSFLDLLQEDGSQSPAEGLVPVVLACVALTTMHTKMTKGFLCGLSFPTMALPWVLLIITTALIPRSVLPCNIIGILVGWMYGKGWFPFLDMSEARSGALEKMMPFRLLRSIRGVTFVPASTEERRKTLLPLINPTPGSYPVQAYAPLSSINSPNTVANSYEGWLNSTSALTSPTPPLHPHEHGSAHRYELNHGHCSEQSFGQSCNHNHSHGLNHLGQL from the coding sequence ATGATACGAACTGAGCATTTTAAAATGATCGTTCAAGTTGTCAAAGAACTGGTACCTGTCCCCACGAGCGGGATTCTAACCGTGGTACTTTTATCATGTGTTTTGTTTGGCATCGAAACATATTTCAACTTCACTCAGGGGGTCTTCAGTATTGGTGCCACTGTTTTTCAAAATGGACACCTCCACAAGCTTTTGGCGTACCCTTTTTACCACAAAACTTCAGCTCAGCTTCTCCTGAACATTACAGCCCTGGTGTTTCTCAGTGGAAGTTTGGAGAAAGGTGTTGGCACTGTCCGCTTCCTGTTCTTGTTCCTCCTGCTGTCGACCACCACAGGCTTGTTTTACAGCTTCCTGGATCTTCTGCAAGAGGACGGCAGCCAGAGTCCAGCCGAGGGGTTGGTTCCTGTGGTCCTGGCATGTGTGGCTCTAACTACCATGCACACCAAAATGACTAAAGGATTCCTGTGTGGACTCAGTTTCCCCACCATGGCTCTCCCTTGGGTGCTCCTCATAATCACCACTGCCCTCATTCCTCGCAGTGTGCTCCCCTGTAACATTATTGGCATCCTGGTCGGATGGATGTATGGGAAAGGATGGTTTCCCTTTCTGGACATGTCTGAAGCCAGGTCTGGCGCTCTGGAGAAGATGATGCCTTTTAGGTTGTTGAGGAGCATCAGGGGTGTTACGTTTGTCCCTGCTTccacagaggagaggaggaagacccTTCTTCCACTAATCAATCCAACACCAGGGTCCTACCCGGTCCAGGCTTACGCTCCATTGTCCAGCATTAACAGTCCCAATACCGTGGCCAATAGTTACGAAGGCTGGCTGAATTCGACCAGTGCTCTTACCAGTCCCACACCACCTCTCCATCCTCATGAACATGGCTCTGCACATAGATATGAGCTAAATCATGGACACTGTTCAGAGCAGAGTTTTGGCCAAAGTTGCAACCACAACCATAGTCATGGTCTTAATCATCTTGGTCAATTATAG